CGCGGCGGCAAAGCCGACGGGTATCGACACGTAGCCACCGAAGCCGATCACAACGTCAGGCCGCTGCCTGCCCATCCAGCGCCATGCCGTGACGGTGGATGCAGCGATACGGGCCGACGACGTCAGAAGCGTCCACGGGCGCGCGCGGTCGAAACCGCTCGCCGCAAGCCCGCGGAATGCGACGCCCGCCTCGGGGACGAGACGGGCCTCCAGCCCACCGGGTGTGCCGACGAAGACGACGTCGTCATGCTCGGCGGCGAGCCGGCCCGCCACGCTGAGCGCGGGGTAGACGTGCCCCGCTGTTCCGCCGCCGCTCATCCACACTCGCACGGTCACGCTCCTCGCGTCTCGGCGCGCTGCGCACCGCTCGGGGTGCATGCGCTCCGTATCTCGATACTGACAGAATCAGCCCCACAGAGAGCATTGTCACAAACATCGACGATCCGCCGTAGCTGACGAACGGCAACGGCTTGCCGGTAACCGGGAACACCGCGGTGACCGCGGCCATGTTCAAGACCGCCTGGAAGGCGAGCATGCCCGTCAGCGCACCGGCGACAAGCCGACCGAACGGATCGCGCGCGCCCATCGCAATGCGGATGCCGGCGTACAGCAAGATGATGAACCCGGTCACGATCAGGAGCGTACCGAGCAGACCGACCTCCTCGCCGATGATCGCGAAGATGAAGTCCGTATGCGCCTCAGGCAGGTAGAAGAACTTCTGCCGAGACAGGCCGAGTCCAACACCCTTGAGTCCACCCGTTCCGAACGCAAGCAGTGCCTGGATGGTCTGGTAGCCCTTGTCGGAGGGATCGAGCCATGGGTTCAGCGACGTCAGGACACGTTGGATTCGGTAGCTTTCAAGCATGATCGCCGCGACACCGAATGCGCCCAGCGCCGCCACCGCGCCGGCGATCCAACGCATCGGGATCCCACTGAGGAACAGCACCACCCCCACGCCGACCGCCAGCAGTATCGCGGTACCGAGGTCGGGCTGGCCGACGATAAGCGCAGCGGGGATCCCCACGTAGATCAGGATCTGCAACATGTAGTCGCGAGTCTCAAGCCGACCGCGCTGCCACTCAATCGCGAGTGCAGCCGCCACAAGCACGCACGCGATCTTCGCGAACTCGGACGGCTGCAGGTTCACGAAGCCAAGCGGGATCCAGCGACGCGCGCCACCGCGAACGACTCCCAGGCCGTACGTCACGATCAACAGCGCAACCGCTCCGTACCAGAGCCGCTTTCCGAACACCCCTTGGAAGCGGCGGTAATCATAACGAGACGCGACGTAGGCCAGCCCCATGCCCACAAGAACGAAAGCGACTTGGCGGATGAAGTAGTGCGTCGCCGAGCCTTCCTTCACCAGCGCCGATATCGAGGACGCAGAGTAGACCATCGTCAGGCCGAATGCGGTGAGAAAGAGGGCGGCCGCCAACAGTAGATAGCGCGGGACCGGGCCCCCTGCATACTCAGTGCGGCTCATCGTGCATCACCGGCGTCTCGCGCGCGCACAAGTACCTTAAACGTGTCGCCTCTGTGCTCGTAAGACCTGAACTCGTCAAAGGATGCGCACGCTGGCGAGAGCACGACGGCGTCACCCGACGATGCTAGGGCTGCCGCCTTCTCAACCGCATCGGCCAGATTCGCGGCGCACACGAACCGAACCGTCAGCCCCTCGAACGCCTGCGCGATCTCGTCGCTCGCCTCTCCGAAGGCGACAACCGCCTTTGCACGCTGATCGGACGCCCGCGCGAGACCGCGCATGTCGCTGCCCTTGTTGCGCCCGCCGAGCATAAGCACTATCGGCCGCTCGCCGAACGCGGTGAGGGCCTTGAGCACTGCATCGGGATTCGTCGCCTTGCTGTCGTTGAACCACTCGACGCCATCGATCTCGGCGACGGGCTCGAGACGATGCTCGATGGGCTCGAAGGTCCGAAGCCCCTCTCGGATGCCCTCGATGCCGGCACCGACGGCGTGCGCGGCTGCAGCTGCAGCCAGGGCATTTGCGACGTTATGCGCGCCGTGGATCAGTAGCTCGTCTTCGAACACCAGGCGAATGGGCCCAGCAGGAGAGTCGAGTTGCAGCATCCGGTCAGTGACGGTCGCGCCCCCTGCCTCGGTAACGGATCGCCCCACCCGAACGACGTCGATGCCGCGCGCCTCGACGAGAGTGGCATACCCCGCCGAACCCGGATCATCGACGTCGATGACCGCGATATCGCCCGTACTGAGGTTCTCGAACACACGAGCCTTCGCATCGGCGTACGCCTCCAGCGACCCGTGGTAGTCCACATGGTCCGGGGTGACGTTGAGCAGAACCGCAACACGCGGGCGGAATGCGGCGATGTTGGAGAGTTGGAACGACGAGACCTCGGCGACGAGCACCTCATCGGCACACGCCTGCTCGACGGCCTCGATAGCCACCGTGCCGATGTTGCCCACGGTGCGAGCGGGAATCCCTGCGCACTTGAGGAGATGGGCGACCAGCGAAGTGGTCGTGGTCTTCCCGTTCGTGCCGGTGATTGCGACCCACGACTGCGACGAACGGCCGAAAGCAAATTCGATCTCGGACACGAGCCTTTCTGATGCTGCCCGAGCGGCCTTCAGTATCGGCGCGTGCGGGGGAATTCCGGGACTGGCGATCGCCAGATCGTAGTGACCTTCGATGATGTCCGTGCCCAGAACGACGCTGACCCCGCGTTCGCGCAACTCATCTGCGATGGCGTGCAGTGCCGGGGTGTCCTTCGAGTCCACGGCTGTCACGGAGTGCGCCTCGCCTGTCGAGACCATGGAGGCCGCGTAGCGTGCAGACCCGATGCCCGACGACCCGAGACCAACCACCAGGATGTCGTTGGCGGTGATCACTTGTGCTTCGCCACAACAGTCCCGATGAAGTACATCGCGAAGCCGGCGCCCGCAAGAATCCCGGTGATGATCCAGAAGCGCACCATGACCTTTGTCTCGGACCAGCCCTTCATCTCAAAGTGATGGTGCAGCGGTGCCATGCGGAAGATCCGCTTACCCGTCAGCTTGAACGACGCGACCTGCAGCACGACCGAGAGCGTCTCGGCGACGTAGATGCCACCGATGATGAGCAGGAGGAGTTCCGTCTTGGTGATCACTGCAAGCGCGGCGAGCGCCGCACCCAGACCAAGCGAGCCCGTGTCACCCATGAAGATGTCGGCGGGGTAGCTGTTGTACCAGAGGAATCCCACGCAGGCGCCGGCGACCGACGCCGCAAAGAGCGCGCTCTGCAAGGTGTTCTGCCTGAACGCGATAGCCGCAAACACGAGTGTCACGATGGCGACCGTGCCCGCAGCAAGCCCGTCGAGGCCATCGGTCAGGTTCACGGCGTTGCTCATGGCGACGATCATCACCGCGACTAGTGCCAGGTACAGCCACGGGATGGTGATCAGGAAGCCGCCGATGGCGAAGGCCGAAGAAAGGCCCCCGAGGTCCACTTTGTACGTCGTCGCCGGGATGCTGACCCAGGTGGGGAGGTGCGCCCAGTTCACGGCAAGCAGCCCGAAGCCAACCGCTACTGTGCTCTGCCAGAAGAGCTTGGCGCGCGGCCTCAGGCCCAAGGAACGCTCGTGACTGACCTTGGACCAGTCATCCACGAAGCCGAGAATCCCACATGCGAGCATGGCAAGGAGCGCGAGTAGCGAAAGCCTCGTCGGATTGCCGAGGAGCAAGAAAGTCGCCGTGACGACAAGCAGGATGAGTACGCCACCCATGGTGGGCGTGCCCTGCTTGACCAGATGCCCCTGAGGGCCGTCGGCGCGCACCTGCTGCCCGATGTTGCGCACCCGGAGCAGACGAATCCACAGGGGGAAGAGGATGGCCGCACCAACCATTGAGGTCACGACCGCAAGAAACACCTGGTAGGTGGGGTACTGTGCGAATCTGATCATCTCGCGGCCAGCTCCTCTCGGGCGACCTCTCGGTCGTCGAAGTGGATGGTCCGGTCCGCGAATATCTGGTAGTCCTCATGCCCTTTGCCGGCGATCAGAACGGCGTCGCCGGGGCCCGCCAGCGCAAGGGCCCGACGGATGGCCTTGCGGCGATCGACCTCGACCACATAGTCGAACTCGCCGCCGCGCATACCATCCTCGACCTGAAGGATGATGCCCACCGGGTCCTCTGAGCGTGGGTTATCGCTTGTGACGACCGCAGTGTCGGCACCGCGGGCCACGGCGGCGCCCATGAGCGGTCGCTTTGCCGGGTCGCGGTCTCCGCCGCAACCGAACACGGCGATGACCTTACCTTCGGTCACCTGACGGACAGCCGCGAGGGCCTTCTCGAGCGAATCGGGTGTGTGGGCATAGTCGACAACTACAGAGAACGGCTGGCCGCAGTCCACGCGCTCGAGTCTTCCGGGAACCTGGGGTGCCGCCTCGAGCCCGCGGACCACGGTCTGGAAGTCGACGCCGGCCGAAAGTGCGCACGCGGCGGCGACAAGTGCGTTGCTGACGTTGTATGCACCGGCCAACGGCAGTTCGATGTGTGCTCGGCCGTGCGGAGTCACCAATTCGAACGCTGCCCCGCCGGCAAACAGCCGCTCGTCCTCGGCACGCACCAGCGCTGCGGAGTCCCTACCCACCGTAACAGCCTCGGGCAGCTGCGCCGCAAGCCCACGACAGTACTCGTCGTCGATGTTGATGACTGCGGTGCAGACCTCAAAGTCGGTGAACAGCCGACGCTTCACACTCGCGTAGGCCTCGATGGTCTGGTGATAGTCGAGGTGGTCCTGAGTCAGATTGGTGAAGGCCGCCACCGCGAACCGCACCGCGTCGATGCGGTGCAGGTCGATCGCGTGGCTCGACACCTCCATGGCGACCGCAGAAACGCCCTCATCGCGCATCTCGGCAAGCAGATGCTGCAGGTCTCGGGATTCGGGCGTGGTGTGGCTCGCATCGAGTGTGCGATCCCCGATGCGCGTCTCGACGGTGCCGATGACTCCCGTCGTGTGCCCCGCCTCCCGCATGATCGCATCGACCAAGTACGTTGTCGTGGTCTTGCCGTTCGTACCCGTGATTCCGATGACCGCCATCGATGCGCTCGGGTCGCCCTCGAAACGGGCCGCGATCCTCGCAAGCGCCTCGCGGGAATCGACGACGACGAACTGCGGCACACCGATGCCCGTGAGCTCACGCTCGACGACCAGCGCGACCGCGCCTCGGGAGACGGCATCTGCCGCAAAGTGGTGGCCATCGTGCGAGAAGCCGCGAACGCACACGAACAGGTCGCCCGAAGACACTCGATCGGAGCGATATGCGACACCGGAAACGGCAACGTCAGCAGCACCGAGCGCGATGGCGCCGGTGCCCTCAAGAAGACTCATGATCGTTCGTTCAGTCACACACGCTCCATGCTTGTCGACCAGCGATTCTAGCACGCATATCACTGGTCCCCGGTGGGGGTTCCCGTGCCGTCAGATGAGCCGCCGGCACTTGCCGTGACATCCTTGCTGCCCGCAGTACCTGCGGCCTTCTTCTTGACCTTCTTCGCCGGCTGCGGCGTGGTGGGCGGAATCTTGAGGTGCGACACCGAGAACTGCGCGAGCTTCGAAAAGACCGGCGCGGCGATGGTGCCACCGTAGATGGCGTTGCGGGGCTGATCGAGCTTCACGCAGATCAGCACCTGAGGGTCGTCTGCCGGAAGATACCCGATGAACGATCCGATGTAGGTTCCGCTCGCGTAGCCTCTGCCATTGCCGAGGGCTACCTGTGCGGTACCGGTCTTTCCCGCGACCAGATAGCCGGGAACAGCCGCGAACGTACCCGTCCCCTCGGTCACGACCTTCTGCATCATCTTTGTCGTCGACAGCGCCGTCTTCTCGGAGATGGCCCGCTTGCGGGGCCACGTGCGATTCGCGCTGGGATCCTGCGGCACGTCGAAGAGGAAGTGCGGTGTGACCAGTTCACCGCCGTTGGCGATCGCCGAGACGGCCCTGCACAACTGCAGCGGAGTGGCCGACACCCCCTGGCCGAACGGGATGTTGGCGATCGAGCTGTCAGACCACAGGCTCGGAACCGGGAGCCAACCGCGCGCCTCGCCCGGGTAGTCCACACCGGTGGCCTCGGTCAGCCCGAACTTGGAGAACGAGTCGTAGAGCCCCTGCTTACCGAGCTTCATGCCGACCTTGACCGCTCCCACGTTCGAGGAGTGCGTCAGGATCTGCTCGAGCGACCAGGTAACCGCTCCTCGACCATGCGACTCGTGGATCGTGCGTCCGGCCACGCGCAACTCGGAGGGCAGGCCCATCTTCGATGAGGGCTTCATCAGCCCCTTCTCGATCACCGCCGCCGCCGTGAGAACCTTGATGGTCGATCCCGGTTCATAGGCATTGGACACCGGAGCGTTGCGGTAGGCAGACGGCTTGGCGTCGCCGTAGTTGTTCGGATTGAACCCAGGAGTTGACGCCATCGCGTAGATCTCGCCGGTGTTCGGGTTCATGACGATGACCTCGCCGCTCTTGGCCGCCCACTTCTTGACCGCCCGGGCCAGCTCGATCTGCGCGTGATACTGAATGTCCTTGTCGATTGTGAGCACGATGTCATGCCCATCGACCGCATCGACGCTCTTCTGGACGCCACCCGGAATGAGGCGTCCGTACGGGTCTCTCTCTGCAAGCAGAACGCCGGCCTTACCGGCCAGCAGGCCGTCGTAGCGTTTCTCGATCCCCGCGAGGCCTTCGCCATCTATCCCGACGAAACCCAGCACCTGGCATGCGAGTTCGCCTGACGGGTACATCCGCCGAGAATCATCGAGGAAGCCTATGCCCGTGAGCTTGAGTGCCTCGAGTTGCTTTGCTTGGTCGACATCCACCCGACGCGCGATATAGACGAAGCCGGAATCGCGAGAGAGCTTCTCCTCGTAGTCAGCCGGCTTTCCGCCGAGTACCGATGCGAGCGCAGCCGCGACACCTGCCTTGTCCTCGATCGTGTTCGGAGATGCGAAGATCGTCGATGCCGCGATGCTCTTGGCGAGTGGTTCGCCCTCGCGGTCGTAGATGGTTCCGCGGCGAGGCGAAATCTCGATGTCCCGCAGCCGCTGGTTCGACGCCCTGGCGGTGTAGTCCGCGGAGCGGACGACATGCAGCCACACCAGCCGCACGCCGATGAGCGAGAGTGCTATGCCGAAGAAGGCAAGAAGGATGTGGAATCGGCGGCTCTCTGGCGATGCCGTACGCCGCTTAGCCACGCCGCCTCCTATCCGACTCTCATCTCGACGACGCGAGGCCGACATCGCCAACAAGAAGGACGCGGGCCTCACTGCCCGCGACCGCTACCGCGGTTGCAAGCGCCCTGGACAGACCGGTCTGCTCGGCAGGCGCACTGGATG
This sequence is a window from Coriobacteriia bacterium. Protein-coding genes within it:
- a CDS encoding phospho-N-acetylmuramoyl-pentapeptide-transferase, which produces MIRFAQYPTYQVFLAVVTSMVGAAILFPLWIRLLRVRNIGQQVRADGPQGHLVKQGTPTMGGVLILLVVTATFLLLGNPTRLSLLALLAMLACGILGFVDDWSKVSHERSLGLRPRAKLFWQSTVAVGFGLLAVNWAHLPTWVSIPATTYKVDLGGLSSAFAIGGFLITIPWLYLALVAVMIVAMSNAVNLTDGLDGLAAGTVAIVTLVFAAIAFRQNTLQSALFAASVAGACVGFLWYNSYPADIFMGDTGSLGLGAALAALAVITKTELLLLIIGGIYVAETLSVVLQVASFKLTGKRIFRMAPLHHHFEMKGWSETKVMVRFWIITGILAGAGFAMYFIGTVVAKHK
- a CDS encoding penicillin-binding protein 2, yielding MAKRRTASPESRRFHILLAFFGIALSLIGVRLVWLHVVRSADYTARASNQRLRDIEISPRRGTIYDREGEPLAKSIAASTIFASPNTIEDKAGVAAALASVLGGKPADYEEKLSRDSGFVYIARRVDVDQAKQLEALKLTGIGFLDDSRRMYPSGELACQVLGFVGIDGEGLAGIEKRYDGLLAGKAGVLLAERDPYGRLIPGGVQKSVDAVDGHDIVLTIDKDIQYHAQIELARAVKKWAAKSGEVIVMNPNTGEIYAMASTPGFNPNNYGDAKPSAYRNAPVSNAYEPGSTIKVLTAAAVIEKGLMKPSSKMGLPSELRVAGRTIHESHGRGAVTWSLEQILTHSSNVGAVKVGMKLGKQGLYDSFSKFGLTEATGVDYPGEARGWLPVPSLWSDSSIANIPFGQGVSATPLQLCRAVSAIANGGELVTPHFLFDVPQDPSANRTWPRKRAISEKTALSTTKMMQKVVTEGTGTFAAVPGYLVAGKTGTAQVALGNGRGYASGTYIGSFIGYLPADDPQVLICVKLDQPRNAIYGGTIAAPVFSKLAQFSVSHLKIPPTTPQPAKKVKKKAAGTAGSKDVTASAGGSSDGTGTPTGDQ
- the murD gene encoding UDP-N-acetylmuramoyl-L-alanine--D-glutamate ligase, with product MITANDILVVGLGSSGIGSARYAASMVSTGEAHSVTAVDSKDTPALHAIADELRERGVSVVLGTDIIEGHYDLAIASPGIPPHAPILKAARAASERLVSEIEFAFGRSSQSWVAITGTNGKTTTTSLVAHLLKCAGIPARTVGNIGTVAIEAVEQACADEVLVAEVSSFQLSNIAAFRPRVAVLLNVTPDHVDYHGSLEAYADAKARVFENLSTGDIAVIDVDDPGSAGYATLVEARGIDVVRVGRSVTEAGGATVTDRMLQLDSPAGPIRLVFEDELLIHGAHNVANALAAAAAAHAVGAGIEGIREGLRTFEPIEHRLEPVAEIDGVEWFNDSKATNPDAVLKALTAFGERPIVLMLGGRNKGSDMRGLARASDQRAKAVVAFGEASDEIAQAFEGLTVRFVCAANLADAVEKAAALASSGDAVVLSPACASFDEFRSYEHRGDTFKVLVRARDAGDAR
- the ftsW gene encoding putative lipid II flippase FtsW; translated protein: MSRTEYAGGPVPRYLLLAAALFLTAFGLTMVYSASSISALVKEGSATHYFIRQVAFVLVGMGLAYVASRYDYRRFQGVFGKRLWYGAVALLIVTYGLGVVRGGARRWIPLGFVNLQPSEFAKIACVLVAAALAIEWQRGRLETRDYMLQILIYVGIPAALIVGQPDLGTAILLAVGVGVVLFLSGIPMRWIAGAVAALGAFGVAAIMLESYRIQRVLTSLNPWLDPSDKGYQTIQALLAFGTGGLKGVGLGLSRQKFFYLPEAHTDFIFAIIGEEVGLLGTLLIVTGFIILLYAGIRIAMGARDPFGRLVAGALTGMLAFQAVLNMAAVTAVFPVTGKPLPFVSYGGSSMFVTMLSVGLILSVSRYGAHAPRAVRSAPRREERDRASVDERRRNSGARLPRAQRGGPARRRA
- a CDS encoding UDP-N-acetylmuramoyl-L-alanyl-D-glutamate--2,6-diaminopimelate ligase: MSLLEGTGAIALGAADVAVSGVAYRSDRVSSGDLFVCVRGFSHDGHHFAADAVSRGAVALVVERELTGIGVPQFVVVDSREALARIAARFEGDPSASMAVIGITGTNGKTTTTYLVDAIMREAGHTTGVIGTVETRIGDRTLDASHTTPESRDLQHLLAEMRDEGVSAVAMEVSSHAIDLHRIDAVRFAVAAFTNLTQDHLDYHQTIEAYASVKRRLFTDFEVCTAVINIDDEYCRGLAAQLPEAVTVGRDSAALVRAEDERLFAGGAAFELVTPHGRAHIELPLAGAYNVSNALVAAACALSAGVDFQTVVRGLEAAPQVPGRLERVDCGQPFSVVVDYAHTPDSLEKALAAVRQVTEGKVIAVFGCGGDRDPAKRPLMGAAVARGADTAVVTSDNPRSEDPVGIILQVEDGMRGGEFDYVVEVDRRKAIRRALALAGPGDAVLIAGKGHEDYQIFADRTIHFDDREVAREELAAR